A window of Gambusia affinis linkage group LG03, SWU_Gaff_1.0, whole genome shotgun sequence genomic DNA:
agttttttatgtttttttgttgttgttttttttcagatcttttGGGCAATCGGTACAGTGTTTGAGGTCCTGTTGGCGATCCTTGTGATGCCCACTCTGGGCTGGCGCTGGCTTCTCGGCCTTTCCACCATCCCTCTCTTCATTTTCGCCTTTCTGTGCTATGTAGGTACAGCAGTTTAACAGGCTGTTCATCTTTATTTAATGACATGTTCATGGCCggtatgtgtgtgttcacagTGGCTGCCAGAGAGTGCTCGGTATGACGTGCTGACGGGGAATCAGGAAAAGGCTCTGGCAACTCTGAAACGTATAGCCACAGAGAACGGCGTCCCCATGCCTCTGGGAAAACTTATTGCTGCCAGACAGGTGCAGCACAGCCTGGGCTGGCAGGACATGCATGCCCTGAGTAACAATGACTCTTCTCCGCTGTGTAATCCTGTTATGCAGgcatttatctattttttttgtatctgttCTTTCTGATTAGGAAGATCGCGGGAAGATCCGAGACTTATTTTCGTCACACTTCCGATGCACCacggttctgctctggttcatTTGGTAAATGAAACAAGTGATAAAGCGAGCACAATGTCCTCTTCAAGACCTTCTCAAGCTTCAggattttactattttaatcatttgtttaaaaaattgcagTGCCTATGCATAGTGACTTGTAAAAACATTCACAACCCTTAAACTCTCAAATATTTTGTCCACAAAATTCAATgcatttcattgcatttttatgtgatagatagTAATGAGTACTTGTGGAAACGAAGACATGTggttttcaacagtttttacaaTTAAACATATCAAAATAGATGTTTGTAGCTGTCATGTATCAAAACATGGAAAAGATAAAGGGACATGAATAGTTTTCCAAACGCTGAGTCTGATTTCATTTTGCATCTCTGTCAGTGCAGGTTTGCAAACGCCTTCTCTTACTATGGACTGGTGCTGCTCACTACAGAGTTGTTCCAGGAAGGAGGTGCATGTGGAAGTGAGTCAGCGAGGTcatcacacaaacagaaacagtcatGTTTTAGCAAAAAGCTTTACCAAAACATGTCAGACATCAGACTGAGAGATACTTTTTGCTGCTTAATGTCTCCCTCTAGTGCCCAAAGGTGGAAAAAAGGAGCTCAGATGCAACTTGGAGTGTAAATATCTAAATTCTGATGACTATAAAGATCTGCTCTGGACTACATTGTCTGAATTCCCaggtaaataaatcaaatatgtttttctatgtCATTGTCAATAACAAATATGTTTCCTCTGCAGTATCttggacataaaaaacaaacaaaaaaaatgttttaagaagaTGCACAagattcaaaattttaaaacaacacatcaTTCTCATCAGAGAATGCTGTTTGGCATTACAAAAAACATCACTTAACTCAgacacatatttttatgttttacccaataaatgtttatacattttcatttctttattgattatttttagcaTCTTGTTAGCTCTAACTGCACGTCTGTGCTAAAACTAGTTGCATGTATTTGACACAAGCTTACGTTTTTACAGGTGTAAGTTAAAATAGCATAGAAAAACTagaaatttctgaagaaatttaaacgagGCTAAAATTAGAATCAATGTTAAAGAAAGCTACAATGTACACAATAGAGTGAGTACATTGATTTTTGTGGCACTTGGCTACCAGAAAACACGctcgtctcttagcaacagattaacaacaaatattgttattgttcaaaaaacataagatttcttctgctctttttaaatactgcttatcaTATAGTACTTACTACTTAACAAGAATTGggcagttggtgaattttttaaaaaagtgacttttttttttgtcattggtggtaaatatattacaaaacagacacttaacacaaatgtaaaaatatgattcatacttcgtggcagtttgtttccagaaaaaaatttataatctCTTAACATCAAATTAGTTACAGTTTATAAAACTTAATCTCTTCCTAAATAGTGCTAATCTGCTTAGACACAggaaatttagagttggtaaattttgcaaaagtaaaaatcaaatgtttacttcgtggcacttGGTTACGAGAAAATGCTCTCacctcttagcaacagattaacaacaaatattgttattgttcaaaacacattagttttcttctgctcttttgaaatactgcttgtCTTATAGTACTTACTACTTAACAGGAACTGTGCAGTTGGTAAATTTgtaagaaaagtgaaaatgtttttgttttgtttttttgttttttttttcttggtcatTCAACGcaaatgtaaaaatcagaaTTATACTTCATGGCAATTcgtttccagaaaaaaaaaaacactcatctcttaacaccaaattaataacaagtagtattattgtttataaacataagctcttttgaaattCTGCTTATCTGCTTTAGACAAAAGTTGGTGAAtttgcagaaatgtgaaaatatatatatatttttttcttttgtctttggaggtaaatgtattataaaacaaatatacttTTCTGTAGTAAGTGTGGCGTCTCTGTAGTTCTCTACATCTCTGCCCTCCTCAGTgttctgttgctatggtaattacTGTAACATAATCATGCCTATGTACAGTGTTACATGCACTTAGTATGTGGTTGCGGCTGCATTTGCATGAATTGTTGCAGCAGTGCAGAGACTCTGTGCTTCAACATGGTGCCGACACCAGAAGATAAAATGAAACTTCAAATAATTACTGACAACAGAAGCTTTCCATTGGACCTCAGGCTACTTAAATTCAGTGACTCTGCACCCTTCCTTTGAGACATTGATTCACAGAGCTCCCTAGCTTTACAGTCATAGTCTTTCCaacttttttattctatttattcaagaaacagacattttaggtttttgttacCTGAAAGccataataacaaaaatagGTAGAAATTAATTcttgaaacatttcagtgtgtACGTATTGAATCTGTATCAGTTTTACTTGATTCTTGTCAATGTTTTTCTAAGGTAAAAAGATGCGCCTGTATGTTTATGTTAGCAGTTTAAGGAGAGGATCTCACACATAGCGAAATATACGTTAGCAAATTTTATGTTATAGTCCAAAAAGATCATTTTCTCTGTCAGTTCTCTGCTATAATAAATAATGCTCGCATTATTTATCACACATTTAAAGGGGACAAAAACCTCTGTGCATTGAAGATTAGTGACTGTGCTGACTTCCTGCAGGACTGCTGGTCACACTGTGGGCTATTGATCGATTGGGACGAAGAAAGACCATGGCATTGTGTTTCCTcgtgttctctctgtgcatcaTCCCTCTGTATGGTTGCGTTGGGAGGTAAATACAGCTTTTACATCTTATGAATTGTTTATCATGTTATAATTGTTTAATGTTTATCTGCTTCTTTTGACACCCGTTTTCTTCTGCAGAACATCCATGACAGTGTTGATATTCGTAGCCAGAGCATTTATTGCTGGAGGCTTCCAGGCAGCCTATGTTTACACTCCAGAGGTGATACATCCTTGCAGACTGTTGTATGAGCTTACACTATGAGAAACAGTGAAAGCAGGGTGATAGATAGCCATTTTCTCTGGGCTTTCTGCAGGTTTATCCAACAGCAACTAGAGCTTTGGGTCTGGGAACAAGCAGTGGGATGGCCAGAGTTGGTGCCCTCATCACTCCTTTTGTTGCACAGGTAACACCTAAATAAATAAGCACCGATTATTCAAAGTGAACTGGCTGCATGAGTTTATTCATCTTGGTTTTCTTGGACTTTCGTCCTGCAGGTGATGTTGGAGTCTTCGGTGTACCTGGCCCTCTCTGtgtactgctgctgctgcctgtttGCTGCCGTCGCCTCCTGCGCTCTGCCCATTGAAACCACAGGTCGGGGTCTGCAGGAGTCCAACAATCGTGAGTGGGGACAGGAGATGGTAGGCCACAGATCAGAAGAAATCCCAAACTCCAGCTCTGGTTCTCAGGGTTGAGGACATGCTCACTGTGGTACGAGACCAaatgagaggagaggaggaagctAAACCAGCTTTCTGCCCTTCTTGTATGTTTCTCCTAAGATCCAGGCAGCACCATTTTTACATCACATAACTGTATGTAAAGTCTTTAAACACCATTGGTGTCACAGGGTTGCCATTGTAAAACTACGTACTCACAGGACGAGTTAGAAAGACCAAGTGATGTTCAGGATTACCGGAGATGATGGTGAAAATGGGAAAAGTCTCTGAAAAGGGGAAGATGGAAGGTGTGAAAGTGTTGAAATTTATCTTCATACAGCTACCTTCATTTGAAAGAGCCTTAAAACAATCTATTGAGTAGGTGACTAAACCACCTTGGAAATCAATGAAAAAACAGCCTCTGTAGTACACAAAGCATACTGAACATACCATCTCCTAATGTATTcttagcaaaaaacaaaacaaaaacacaatcatcTCATGTACATGGAAATTGCCTGCTGAAATGCACTTTAACTTAAAAAGGTATTgttgaagaataaaaataactccTCAGATGAACTGAccagattctgtttttttcactgAACATTCCTAGTTATCAAGGTAAATATAGATCCTACGTAGGAGCCCttgattttattgcaaatatcaGAACTTTTAAGGGATAATTTGCTTCACTTTCATCAGTTTCCTAATGCAAATGCACATATAAATGACTGAAATCatgattttgaaaagtttaatcATGATGTGATTGTTTTACCTATGACAAACTTTTAGATTTCCTGAAGCTGTCAGTGGAGGGCTGGAAGTTTCTTTAACATAAAACTAAGCATTTCTACATTACAGCACAAACAGCGAGAGTCTGAAGAGAGTTTTCCAAAAGTGTAGTTACTCTTAAATGGTTCTTTTCACTCATATAAGTACCGGCAGATTTATAGTTTACAATATGTTGCAAACTTATTCATATTCCTTGAACTTTGTGACATTtctttcacattacaaccacaaatttccacgcattttattctaattatatgtgacaaaccaacaccACGTAGCCCACGATTATGAAGGAAACTGAAACATCTAGAgatggtttaaaatgtttaaatgaacaaatcaatttgtttttagCCTCCAAAAGCCAGTACT
This region includes:
- the svopa gene encoding synaptic vesicle 2-related protein; translation: MDDDLFQLRQLPVVRFRRTGESTRSDEDVESREQEVRPAEPADLESVALAESAPVPREFANPTDDTFMVEDAVEAIGFGTFQWKLSILTGLSWMADAMEMMILSILAPQLHCEWRLPSLEVALLTSAVFIGMMISSSLWGNISDRYGRKMGLTLSVLWTMFYGLLSAFAPIYGWILVLRALVGFGIGGAPQSVTLYAEFLPMRSRATCILLIEIFWAIGTVFEVLLAILVMPTLGWRWLLGLSTIPLFIFAFLCYWLPESARYDVLTGNQEKALATLKRIATENGVPMPLGKLIAARQEDRGKIRDLFSSHFRCTTVLLWFIWFANAFSYYGLVLLTTELFQEGGACGMPKGGKKELRCNLECKYLNSDDYKDLLWTTLSEFPGLLVTLWAIDRLGRRKTMALCFLVFSLCIIPLYGCVGRTSMTVLIFVARAFIAGGFQAAYVYTPEVYPTATRALGLGTSSGMARVGALITPFVAQVMLESSVYLALSVYCCCCLFAAVASCALPIETTGRGLQESNNREWGQEMVGHRSEEIPNSSSGSQG